One genomic window of Sporosarcina ureae includes the following:
- the pnp gene encoding polyribonucleotide nucleotidyltransferase, with protein MSEQKKVYTLDWAGRTLTIEAGQLAKQANGAVLVRYGETTVLSTVTASKKPKPLDFFPLTVNYEERMYSVGKIPGGFIKREGRPSENAVLTSRLIDRPIRPLFPDGFRNDVQVISLVMSVDQDCSSEISAMIGSSLALSISDIPFDGPIAGVQVGRIDGEFIVNPTPDQLETSEIDLVVAGTKHAINMVEAGAKEVSEEIMLEAIMFGHDQIKKLVEFQEKIIAEIGKLKFEIELFELDADISKEVKDRCENELMTAIQTEEKHAREEAINEVKAAVLEHYTEAEADDVTIKQVKAVLEQMVKDEVRRLITVDKVRPDGRRLDEIRPLSSETGLLPRTHGSSLFTRGQTQVLSVCTLGALGENQIIDGIGSDESKRFMHHYNFPNFSVGETGPIRGPGRREIGHGALGERALLPMLPDEVEFPYTMRLVAEVLESNGSSSQASICASTMAMMDAGVPLKAPVAGIAMGLIKKDEDYSILSDIQGMEDHLGDMDFKVAGTNNGITALQMDIKIDGLSRQILEESLAQAKIGRIKILDHMLTTISSTREELSEYAPKIIVIHIKPDKIRDVIGPGGKVINKIIEETQVKIDTEQDGTIYIASPNSEMNEKAKNMIENIVREAKVGEYYLAKVKRIEKFGAFLEIFPGKDGLLHISEIQEARTKEVEDVLKLEDELFVKVIEIDRQGRVNLSRKVVILEEKEKEQKQEQANKE; from the coding sequence ATGTCAGAACAGAAAAAAGTTTATACACTCGATTGGGCTGGACGTACGCTTACAATCGAAGCCGGCCAACTTGCAAAGCAAGCTAACGGTGCGGTGCTCGTTCGCTATGGCGAAACAACAGTACTTTCCACGGTGACTGCTTCTAAGAAACCAAAACCTCTAGACTTCTTCCCACTTACAGTGAATTATGAAGAACGCATGTACTCGGTTGGTAAGATCCCAGGAGGATTTATCAAGCGTGAAGGGCGCCCTTCAGAAAATGCTGTATTGACTAGCCGGTTAATTGACCGTCCAATCAGACCTTTATTCCCTGATGGCTTCCGTAACGATGTACAAGTGATTTCACTTGTTATGTCAGTGGATCAGGATTGTTCCTCTGAGATTTCAGCTATGATCGGGTCTTCTTTGGCTTTATCTATCTCGGATATTCCATTTGATGGTCCAATCGCAGGCGTTCAAGTAGGTCGTATAGATGGAGAATTCATCGTCAATCCTACACCGGATCAGCTTGAAACATCAGAAATTGATTTAGTCGTTGCAGGTACAAAACATGCAATCAACATGGTAGAAGCAGGAGCTAAAGAAGTTTCTGAAGAGATCATGTTAGAAGCAATTATGTTTGGTCACGATCAAATTAAGAAATTAGTCGAATTCCAAGAAAAAATTATAGCTGAAATTGGCAAGCTAAAGTTCGAAATTGAATTATTCGAACTGGATGCGGATATCAGTAAAGAAGTAAAAGATCGTTGTGAAAATGAACTTATGACAGCCATCCAAACTGAAGAAAAGCACGCGCGTGAAGAGGCAATCAACGAAGTGAAAGCAGCTGTACTTGAGCATTACACAGAAGCTGAAGCTGACGATGTGACAATTAAGCAAGTGAAAGCGGTTCTTGAGCAAATGGTGAAAGATGAAGTACGTCGTTTGATTACAGTCGACAAAGTTCGTCCGGATGGCCGTAGACTTGACGAAATTCGTCCATTATCATCTGAAACAGGACTCTTACCTCGCACGCATGGTTCTTCATTATTCACACGTGGACAAACGCAAGTACTAAGTGTATGTACATTAGGTGCGCTTGGTGAAAATCAGATTATTGATGGCATTGGTTCAGATGAGTCTAAGCGCTTTATGCATCATTACAATTTCCCGAACTTCAGTGTCGGTGAAACAGGTCCGATTCGTGGTCCGGGTCGTCGTGAAATTGGTCACGGTGCATTAGGAGAGCGGGCATTACTGCCTATGCTTCCAGATGAAGTAGAATTCCCTTACACAATGCGTCTAGTTGCTGAAGTATTGGAGTCTAATGGTTCTTCTTCACAAGCATCGATCTGTGCTTCTACAATGGCTATGATGGACGCTGGCGTACCCCTAAAAGCACCTGTAGCAGGAATTGCAATGGGATTGATCAAAAAAGATGAAGATTATTCTATTCTGTCAGATATTCAAGGAATGGAAGACCACTTAGGCGATATGGACTTTAAAGTAGCAGGTACTAATAATGGTATTACTGCTCTTCAAATGGATATCAAAATCGATGGTTTATCTCGACAGATTTTAGAAGAATCTCTTGCGCAAGCAAAAATCGGTCGTATCAAAATTCTGGATCATATGTTGACGACAATTTCTTCAACACGTGAAGAATTATCTGAGTACGCTCCGAAGATTATCGTCATCCATATCAAACCGGACAAGATTCGTGATGTGATCGGACCAGGTGGGAAAGTAATTAATAAAATTATCGAAGAAACTCAAGTTAAAATCGATACAGAGCAAGATGGAACGATTTATATCGCATCACCAAACTCTGAAATGAATGAAAAAGCTAAGAACATGATTGAAAATATCGTACGTGAAGCGAAAGTAGGCGAATACTACTTAGCAAAAGTTAAGCGTATTGAGAAGTTCGGTGCATTCTTAGAAATCTTCCCAGGCAAAGATGGCTTGCTTCATATTTCGGAAATTCAGGAAGCACGTACGAAAGAAGTGGAAGATGTATTAAAATTAGAAGATGAACTATTTGTAAAAGTAATTGAAATCGACAGACAAGGTCGAGTAAACCTTTCACGCAAAGTAGTCATTCTAGAAGAAAAAGAAAAAGAACAAAAACAAGAACAAGCTAACAAAGAATAA
- a CDS encoding dipicolinate synthase subunit B produces MLKGKRIGLGITASHCTYDQLLPMIASLQKEGAIVVPIITHSVLHAATRFGTGEEWIKRIEEATGEKVVASIVEAEPFGPSNPLDCMVISPLTGNSMSRFANAATDSPVLMAAKATLRNGKPVVLGISTNDALGLNGMNLMKLLNMKHVFFIPFGQDDCIKKPNSLISDFSLLPATVASAIDSKQLQPLLIIHNNA; encoded by the coding sequence ATGCTCAAAGGAAAACGAATCGGATTAGGCATCACTGCTTCACATTGCACATACGACCAATTGCTTCCTATGATCGCTTCGTTGCAAAAAGAAGGAGCGATTGTCGTTCCAATTATTACACATTCAGTTCTTCATGCTGCAACGCGTTTTGGTACAGGTGAAGAGTGGATTAAACGAATAGAAGAAGCGACAGGCGAGAAAGTAGTGGCAAGTATTGTTGAAGCGGAACCATTCGGCCCATCCAATCCGCTTGATTGCATGGTAATTTCACCGCTTACAGGTAATTCCATGAGTAGGTTCGCTAATGCAGCCACTGATTCACCTGTTTTAATGGCGGCTAAAGCAACATTGCGTAATGGTAAACCGGTTGTACTTGGTATTTCTACAAATGACGCACTAGGACTTAACGGAATGAATCTCATGAAGTTATTGAATATGAAACACGTCTTTTTTATTCCATTTGGTCAAGATGATTGCATAAAAAAACCGAACTCCTTAATTTCTGATTTCTCATTATTACCCGCTACTGTTGCATCTGCGATAGATAGTAAACAATTACAGCCGTTACTAATAATTCATAATAATGCATGA
- the asd gene encoding aspartate-semialdehyde dehydrogenase, translating into MKNVTVAIVGATGAVGTKILEKLVERNFPATSIKLLASKRSAGNEIIAGGKTYIVQETTPEAFEGIDIAFFSAGGSISEKFAHDAVKSGAVVIDNTSAFRMDPNTPLVVPEVNPQELKNHSGIIANPNCSTIQMVAALKPIKDQYGLSKLIVSTYQAVSGAGVEAIDELAEQSKKFTDRSEIQAEVLPSASAKRHYPIAFNAIPQIDSFDESGYTLEELKMINETKKIFGDQNMAVAATCVRLPVVSGHSESVYIEIDQDNVTVKDIQSLMRNAEGIVLQDDPASQLYPMPLYAEDKDEVFVGRIRKDLDNPKGFHLWIVSDNLLKGAALNSVQIAEALIK; encoded by the coding sequence ATGAAGAATGTTACTGTTGCAATTGTCGGCGCGACCGGAGCGGTAGGTACGAAAATACTTGAGAAGTTAGTGGAGCGTAATTTCCCTGCCACTTCCATTAAGTTACTTGCATCCAAACGTTCCGCGGGCAATGAAATCATAGCGGGTGGAAAAACGTACATTGTACAAGAAACGACTCCGGAAGCTTTTGAAGGTATCGACATTGCATTCTTTAGTGCAGGTGGGAGTATTTCCGAGAAGTTTGCACACGATGCAGTGAAAAGCGGAGCGGTTGTAATTGATAACACAAGTGCATTCCGCATGGACCCTAATACACCACTTGTCGTTCCAGAAGTGAATCCACAAGAGTTGAAAAACCATTCAGGAATCATTGCAAATCCAAATTGTTCTACTATTCAGATGGTAGCAGCGCTTAAGCCGATTAAAGACCAATATGGACTGAGCAAGCTAATCGTATCTACTTATCAGGCAGTTTCAGGTGCCGGTGTGGAAGCGATTGATGAATTAGCGGAACAAAGCAAGAAATTCACGGATCGTAGTGAAATACAAGCAGAAGTATTACCTTCCGCTTCTGCAAAACGTCATTATCCGATCGCATTCAATGCGATTCCACAAATTGATTCATTTGATGAGTCGGGCTATACATTGGAAGAACTGAAAATGATCAATGAAACAAAGAAAATATTCGGCGATCAAAACATGGCGGTAGCAGCGACATGTGTCAGATTACCAGTTGTATCTGGACATTCAGAATCGGTCTACATTGAAATTGACCAAGACAACGTCACAGTTAAAGATATCCAGTCATTGATGAGAAATGCGGAAGGAATTGTCTTGCAGGATGATCCGGCTTCACAACTCTATCCTATGCCACTTTATGCAGAAGATAAAGATGAAGTGTTTGTAGGAAGGATCCGTAAAGATTTAGATAACCCAAAAGGATTCCACCTCTGGATTGTATCGGATAACTTATTAAAAGGTGCTGCATTGAATTCAGTGCAAATCGCCGAGGCGCTTATCAAATAA
- the rpsO gene encoding 30S ribosomal protein S15, which translates to MAITQERKAELINEFKTHENDTGSADVQIAILTEEINNLNGHLRTHKKDHHSRRGLYKMVGTRRRLLRYLRETNVQRYRDLIASLGLRR; encoded by the coding sequence ATGGCTATTACACAAGAGCGCAAAGCTGAATTGATCAACGAGTTCAAGACTCATGAAAATGATACTGGATCTGCTGATGTTCAGATTGCTATCCTTACTGAAGAGATCAATAACCTGAACGGCCACTTACGTACTCACAAGAAAGATCACCACTCACGTCGTGGTTTGTACAAAATGGTTGGTACACGTCGTCGTCTATTGAGATATCTACGTGAAACTAACGTTCAACGTTACCGTGATCTTATTGCATCACTTGGCTTACGCCGTTAA
- a CDS encoding bifunctional riboflavin kinase/FAD synthetase, giving the protein MKIYRLRYPDSINIPQQLASSLAIGFFDGVHRGHQEVIRNAKKVADDLSIETAVMTFDPHPSQLFSGKNVGYITPIEEKVRVLESLGVDTLFIVSFDWELASLSPQRFIDIFIKGLGVKHVTAGFDFTFGSKGSGTMKDMQELSEGDFGTTVISKVTFDQENKVSSTEIRQLLSTGDVETAAALLGRPFRTLGEVIHGEKRGRQLGFPTANIQTAEEHVIPASGVYAVRCLIGDTWYRGVCNMGVKPTFHDPEHRIPTAEVHLLDVNMDLYGQKMAIEWLYHIRSEQKFDSLDALKTQIGKDKQTAKDLLTD; this is encoded by the coding sequence ATGAAAATCTATAGATTACGATATCCGGATTCGATAAATATTCCACAACAACTTGCTTCTTCATTAGCTATTGGATTTTTTGATGGTGTACATAGAGGACATCAAGAAGTCATTCGCAATGCAAAAAAAGTTGCAGATGATTTATCGATCGAGACAGCCGTCATGACATTCGACCCCCACCCCTCACAGTTGTTTTCAGGGAAAAACGTTGGATATATTACACCGATTGAAGAAAAAGTCAGAGTACTTGAATCTCTTGGTGTGGATACGCTATTCATTGTCAGTTTTGATTGGGAACTAGCTAGTCTTTCACCACAAAGATTCATCGACATCTTTATCAAAGGGCTCGGTGTCAAACATGTTACTGCTGGCTTCGATTTTACGTTTGGTTCAAAAGGTTCTGGAACGATGAAAGATATGCAAGAGCTATCGGAAGGTGATTTTGGCACAACAGTCATTTCTAAAGTGACTTTCGATCAAGAGAACAAAGTGTCTTCGACGGAAATTCGCCAACTGCTATCTACTGGTGATGTAGAAACAGCAGCAGCGCTTCTCGGTCGTCCATTCCGTACATTGGGTGAAGTGATACATGGAGAAAAACGAGGCCGCCAGTTAGGTTTTCCGACAGCTAATATCCAAACTGCTGAAGAACACGTAATTCCCGCTAGTGGTGTGTATGCCGTGCGATGCCTAATAGGAGATACATGGTACCGGGGCGTCTGCAATATGGGCGTAAAGCCAACATTTCATGATCCAGAACACCGAATTCCTACTGCAGAGGTTCATCTGCTAGACGTCAATATGGATCTTTACGGACAAAAAATGGCAATTGAATGGTTATACCATATACGTTCTGAACAAAAATTCGATTCACTTGATGCATTAAAAACACAAATCGGAAAAGACAAGCAAACAGCTAAGGACTTATTAACCGACTAG
- a CDS encoding YlmC/YmxH family sporulation protein codes for MRLSELAQKELIQVEEGMRYGFLAETDLLFDRKTGTIIGFEIRKKLGKTLFRQKDQDIIEYIPWHEIVLVGEDRILFGKTHELNRKEVEVYD; via the coding sequence ATGCGATTATCAGAACTGGCACAAAAAGAGCTGATTCAAGTAGAAGAAGGTATGAGGTATGGTTTTTTGGCGGAAACAGATTTGTTGTTCGACCGCAAAACAGGAACAATCATTGGATTTGAAATAAGGAAAAAGTTAGGGAAAACTCTTTTTAGGCAAAAAGACCAGGATATCATTGAATATATTCCATGGCATGAAATTGTGCTGGTTGGCGAAGATCGGATCTTGTTTGGCAAAACACATGAGCTGAACAGAAAGGAAGTGGAAGTGTATGACTAA
- a CDS encoding ribonuclease J — MTKIQNELIRVIPLGGVGEVGKSMYVVEIDDELFIMDSGLMFPETEMLGIDFVIPDMTYLEENKDRVKGIFLTHGHEDAIGSIAYLLQKVQAPVYGTKLTLALAKEHLKKMPAPSNVRFFEVTSKSRMNFKRTHVTFFYTTHSIPDSLGIVFHTSEGAIVNTGEFKFDQAAKGKYRPDFAKMATLGEEGVFILMSDSTEAERPGYTTSESVIEKRLFKTFHEAQGRILVALYASNFIRIQQVLDQAAAQKKKVAVVGKSLESYFEVGLKLGYLQVEEDIVIPVKDMERYDDQDIVIIVTGNQGEPLEALEKIVRKHHREINIKSSDTVLITFTPSPVMETSMYKMMNELAKAGATVLTSTRNVHVSGHGSAEDLKMMLNLMQPKYFIPIQGEYRMLIAHSKLAQEIGLPKNRIFIADKGDIVEFKNEKLRMAGRVQAGNVLIDGIGVGDVGNIVLRDRKLLSQDGIFTVVVTLNRKQKRIAAGPEVVSRGFVYVRESEELFEEATKLITKIVEKYVNKETFEWTNIKQEIRETLSSYLYQQTKRRPMIIPIIMEY, encoded by the coding sequence GTGACGAAAATACAAAATGAATTAATTAGAGTGATTCCACTAGGTGGAGTAGGAGAAGTCGGGAAGTCCATGTACGTCGTTGAAATTGACGATGAACTATTTATTATGGATTCCGGATTAATGTTCCCTGAAACGGAAATGCTAGGTATTGACTTCGTAATACCTGATATGACCTATCTGGAAGAAAATAAAGATCGGGTCAAAGGAATCTTTTTAACGCACGGCCACGAGGATGCAATTGGTTCTATTGCGTACCTATTACAGAAAGTACAAGCTCCTGTCTACGGTACAAAGTTGACATTAGCGTTAGCGAAAGAACATTTGAAGAAAATGCCAGCACCATCTAATGTTCGCTTCTTTGAAGTGACAAGCAAGAGCCGCATGAACTTCAAACGCACGCATGTAACATTCTTTTACACGACTCACAGTATCCCGGACTCTCTAGGGATTGTCTTCCACACAAGTGAAGGTGCAATCGTCAATACAGGTGAGTTTAAATTTGACCAAGCAGCAAAAGGCAAATATCGCCCTGATTTTGCGAAAATGGCTACACTTGGTGAAGAAGGCGTCTTTATCTTGATGTCCGATTCTACAGAAGCAGAGCGTCCGGGGTATACAACATCCGAGTCTGTAATTGAAAAACGTCTTTTTAAAACTTTCCACGAAGCACAAGGAAGAATATTAGTAGCCTTGTATGCATCAAACTTCATACGTATTCAGCAAGTACTAGATCAGGCAGCAGCTCAGAAAAAGAAAGTTGCAGTTGTTGGTAAAAGTTTAGAGAGCTACTTTGAAGTCGGATTAAAACTAGGCTATTTACAAGTGGAAGAAGATATTGTAATTCCAGTAAAAGACATGGAGCGTTATGATGATCAGGACATCGTAATTATTGTTACGGGTAACCAAGGCGAGCCACTAGAAGCGTTGGAGAAAATTGTCCGTAAACATCATAGAGAAATTAATATCAAAAGTTCAGATACGGTATTGATTACATTCACGCCATCTCCTGTTATGGAAACTTCCATGTACAAGATGATGAATGAATTAGCAAAGGCTGGCGCGACTGTACTGACGTCCACACGGAATGTACACGTCTCCGGTCACGGTTCCGCTGAAGATTTGAAAATGATGTTAAACTTGATGCAACCTAAATATTTTATTCCGATACAAGGGGAATATCGTATGCTGATTGCACACTCCAAGCTAGCTCAAGAAATTGGCCTGCCTAAAAACCGTATCTTCATTGCGGATAAAGGCGACATTGTTGAATTCAAGAATGAAAAGCTTCGTATGGCGGGTAGAGTACAAGCTGGTAACGTCTTGATCGATGGTATTGGTGTAGGTGATGTAGGAAACATCGTGTTGCGTGACCGTAAGCTATTATCGCAAGATGGGATCTTTACAGTCGTTGTGACATTGAACAGAAAGCAAAAACGAATCGCTGCAGGCCCTGAAGTCGTCTCAAGAGGTTTTGTCTATGTACGCGAATCAGAGGAATTATTTGAAGAAGCGACAAAGCTGATTACTAAAATTGTCGAAAAGTATGTGAATAAAGAAACATTTGAATGGACAAACATTAAACAAGAGATCCGTGAGACATTGAGTTCGTATTTATATCAGCAAACAAAACGTCGCCCTATGATTATCCCAATCATCATGGAATACTGA
- a CDS encoding M16 family metallopeptidase, whose protein sequence is MIQKYNCSNGVRIIHEKMPHLQSVAIGVWVHAGSANETKEQEGIAHFIEHMLFKGTDTRSARMIAEQFDQIGGDLNAFTSKEMTCYYTTVLSHHASYALTVLSDMFFHSQFKEEEMEKEKSVILDEISSVEDMPDEDVDERLWAGMFPEDAIGKPVGGRIETIKSFTKEMVEEFMAKHYRPENLVISIAGNYDERLIKLIEANFGSYQSEKQDAISIIEERVPNFTAQQIIKVKDIEQAHVCFGYPSLPSTHERIYELSLFDSILGGTMSSRLFQEVRENRGLAYSVHTYYAAYENAGSFVIYCGTSPENFQETYRTIDQVIAEVLHDGLTDKELHNAKEQLKGSFVLGLEGSESRMYRNGRNELVLGKHQTIDEVVGQIENVEKRSVYRLGEQILTSDRATSIIAPKSNIQQLKKLQN, encoded by the coding sequence ATGATTCAAAAATATAATTGTTCAAATGGTGTACGTATTATCCATGAAAAGATGCCACATTTACAATCCGTAGCGATCGGTGTCTGGGTGCACGCAGGTTCAGCCAATGAAACAAAAGAGCAAGAGGGAATTGCCCATTTTATTGAACATATGCTGTTTAAGGGAACAGATACACGAAGTGCACGAATGATTGCTGAGCAGTTCGATCAGATTGGAGGCGATCTGAATGCCTTTACTTCTAAAGAAATGACTTGCTATTACACTACTGTGTTAAGTCATCATGCCTCTTATGCATTGACAGTTTTATCCGATATGTTTTTCCATTCTCAATTTAAAGAAGAAGAGATGGAAAAAGAAAAGTCTGTCATCCTGGATGAAATATCTTCTGTCGAAGATATGCCCGATGAAGATGTTGATGAAAGATTATGGGCTGGAATGTTCCCGGAAGATGCTATTGGCAAGCCTGTAGGAGGACGAATTGAAACAATCAAGTCATTTACGAAAGAAATGGTTGAAGAATTCATGGCGAAACACTATCGCCCAGAAAATTTGGTCATTTCAATTGCAGGAAACTATGATGAACGTTTAATCAAGTTGATCGAGGCAAACTTCGGAAGCTATCAAAGTGAAAAACAGGATGCTATTTCGATAATAGAGGAAAGAGTACCGAATTTTACGGCACAACAGATTATCAAAGTAAAAGATATTGAACAAGCCCATGTATGCTTTGGTTATCCTTCCTTGCCTTCGACTCACGAAAGGATTTATGAGTTAAGCTTATTCGATAGTATTCTCGGCGGAACGATGTCTTCTAGGTTGTTTCAGGAAGTTCGAGAAAACCGCGGTCTAGCGTATTCGGTCCACACGTATTATGCTGCGTATGAAAATGCAGGTTCCTTTGTCATTTATTGTGGGACCTCTCCTGAAAACTTTCAAGAGACGTATCGTACAATCGACCAAGTGATCGCTGAAGTGCTTCATGACGGTCTTACAGATAAAGAATTGCACAATGCCAAAGAGCAACTTAAAGGCAGTTTTGTGCTCGGTTTGGAAGGCTCTGAATCACGTATGTATAGAAATGGTCGCAATGAATTAGTGCTTGGCAAACATCAGACAATCGATGAAGTAGTAGGACAAATTGAAAACGTTGAAAAACGAAGTGTCTATCGCCTAGGTGAGCAAATTTTAACAAGTGATCGTGCAACATCAATTATTGCGCCCAAATCAAATATTCAGCAATTAAAAAAACTACAGAACTAG
- the dapA gene encoding 4-hydroxy-tetrahydrodipicolinate synthase, with protein sequence MQLGNVGTAMVTPFSPDGTIDYAQTTSLLEHLIANGTDSVIVSGTTGESPTLTSTEKKELLDFVVKVVNKRIPVIAGTGTNNTAESIELTKAAEQSGADGIMLVTPYYNKPDQKGMYAHFSKIANATTLPVLLYNIPSRSIVNLLPETVIALSKIDNIKAIKEASGNLEQMAEIIEGTAEDFEVYSGDDGLTLPLLAIGGRGIISVSAHIVGNEMQKMIQAFQNGNIKEAADLHRSLLPVFRALFSTPNPVPVKYALEKAGVPTGGVRLPLVKMDEKEAAIIDETLEKFEKRTRIL encoded by the coding sequence GTGCAACTTGGAAATGTAGGGACAGCAATGGTCACTCCTTTTTCTCCTGACGGTACGATTGATTACGCCCAGACAACAAGCTTGCTTGAGCATTTGATCGCAAATGGGACAGATTCTGTCATCGTCAGCGGTACGACGGGTGAATCCCCAACGTTAACTAGTACGGAGAAGAAGGAATTACTGGACTTTGTAGTAAAGGTTGTGAATAAGCGTATTCCTGTGATTGCAGGCACAGGGACAAACAATACCGCTGAATCCATAGAGCTGACTAAGGCTGCTGAGCAATCAGGGGCTGACGGAATCATGCTTGTGACACCTTACTATAATAAGCCAGACCAAAAAGGTATGTATGCACACTTTTCAAAAATTGCTAACGCCACAACATTGCCTGTATTGCTATATAATATTCCGAGTCGTTCCATTGTCAACTTGCTTCCTGAAACCGTTATTGCATTATCGAAAATTGATAATATTAAAGCGATTAAAGAAGCGAGTGGAAATTTGGAGCAGATGGCAGAAATCATTGAAGGAACAGCGGAAGATTTTGAAGTGTACAGTGGAGATGATGGATTGACTCTGCCATTGCTTGCAATTGGCGGTAGAGGCATTATTTCAGTTTCTGCGCACATCGTAGGCAATGAAATGCAAAAAATGATTCAAGCTTTCCAAAATGGCAACATAAAAGAAGCTGCTGATCTTCACCGTTCATTATTACCGGTATTTAGAGCATTGTTCTCGACACCGAATCCTGTGCCCGTGAAATATGCGCTAGAAAAAGCAGGGGTACCAACAGGTGGCGTTCGTTTACCACTTGTGAAAATGGATGAAAAAGAAGCTGCGATAATTGATGAAACGCTTGAAAAATTTGAAAAAAGAACACGGATTCTGTAA